A window of Nicotiana sylvestris chromosome 8, ASM39365v2, whole genome shotgun sequence genomic DNA:
cgtctggcactacaaaCCAGGATATGCAGAATGAGGTGCAGgtgttgactagcttggtagttgctcaggctcagaggcagaataccaGTGTTGTTGATAAACcggttagtacgagagttcgtgattttattaatctagaccctctagtgtttaccggatcagaccccaaggaggaaccacagacttttattgatctGGTTCATTGTACATTGCGGGTTATGCATGCTAGTGACACAGATGCAATAGAGTTGGATTCTTATCGGCCATGGGATTTAGCAGTTCTCttgtatgatagttgggagagatccaggggtccgaatgCTCCTCCAGCTATGTGGAAgaaattttctgaggcctttctttgtcactacttgccagttgagatacgacgagctagagctgataagttcttgaaccttagacaaggtaatatgagtgtgcgagagtacaatatgcagtttgattttttagcaaggtatgctccccatatgctggcggagatgagtgatagggtgcatctgTTCATGAATGGGTTGGGAGCACATCAGATTAATGAGTGCACAACATCCTCCTTTGTGGAGgtcatggatatttctcgtattcaggcttatgcccagaccctagaggatcgtaagcaccaacagagggcagatagggagccggataggggccagcataagagggcgaaaTTTACAGGGTATTCTAATGACTTTAGAGGTAGCGTtaggccccagtcttcgaggagttcggtGCCTCCTATAGCTAGTTCTCCTctacagtttcagaggcctcgatatgatcaaTTTACCTATtttggtccaggtcagagtttaCAGGCATCAGGCttgcaacatcacagggatactagtcagacgagatCCCCAACACAACGTTGTGATCAGTAtagcaaggcccactttggattGTGCCATCGAGGTTTTGATGCGTGCTATTCTTGCAGACAACCTAGCCATATGATGTGGGATTGTTCTAACAGAGGAGGTGGTGGTATGGCTTAGCCATCTGGATCTGTGTCttgttcttcctcatcagttcgacctccagcacggggttttcaacAGTCGataggtcgtggtagaggtagaggtgtagTGCCGAGTTCGAGCGGTGCTCAAAATCAAACATATGCtttagtaggtcgacaggatctcgagtcatctccagatgttgttacatgttttttgtttgtgttttcttatgatgtatatgcgctgattgatccgagatctacattatcatatgttacaccctttgtggctaataagtttggcgttaaacctgaattgataagtaaaccccttgtggtatctactccgataggagattctgtgatttctagaagggtatatagaggttgcactataATGATTTGTAGtcatcaaacctcggcaaatttatttgagttaaaaatggttgatttcgatgtgataatgggaatggactggttaacgtcatgctatgcaaatgttaactgtcgtacgaagatggttaggtttcaatttcctggtgaacccatcattgaatggaaggggaacaTTGCTAAAActaaaggtaggtttatttcctaccttaaggcaaggaaaatgatctcaaaaggttacatttatcatctcgttcgcgttagggatgtagaggcgaagccgcctactctagaatcaatccccgtggtcaatgaatttccagatgttttcccagatgaactcccatgccttcctcctgaaagggagattgggTTTAGCATTGATGTTTTGCATGACACTCAACTGATCTCTATCCCtgcatacagaatggccccggtagagttgcgagagttgaaggcgcAATTGAAGGACTTgatggataagggcttcattaggcctaacccgtcaccttggggtgcaccaattTTGTTTGTGCAGAAGAAAGACAGGTCGttgaggatgtgtatcgattatcgacagttaaataagtttactataaagaacaagtatccacttccaaagATTGACGACCTTTTTGAcaaactccagggtgccaagtatttctccaaaaTTGACTTATGTTCTGCGtatcatccggtatttcatgtttctatgctccggaagtatattggtgatccttctcatgttttggatttcagcgcAGTTCAGTTAggtggtgatttgacttatgatgtggagccagtagctattttggagcgtcaagttcgaaagttgaggtcaaaggatatagcttcagtgaaaatgtagtggagaggtcggctcatggaggaggctacttgggagaccgagcgggagatgcggagcagatatcctcacctatttgaggcttaaggtatgtttcttgacctgttcgaggacgaacgtttgtttaagagggggggaTGTAACAactcggccggtcatttcatgaattACAGCTCCGTTTtgcccatttctacttcttattgtcttgttcagctgtattatgtgatatcgggttggtttgttcgggttcggagaggtttttgaaaggaatgagacacttagtctcttttgagtaagcttaggttgaaaaagtcaaccggatgttgacttatgtgaaaaagggctcggatgtgaattccgatgatttggatagcttcggtaggtgatttgggacttaggagcgtgatcagaatgtgttttggaggtacggagtagatttaggcttgaattggcgaaattaaaattttggcatCTTCCGGTTGGTAGCGGCAATAttaatataggggtcggaatggaatttcagaagcTGGAGTAGGTCTGTTATATCATTTTTGacatgtgtgcaaattttcaggtcattcggacgagatttgatagaccttttgatcgaaagcgaaattgggaagttttggaatttcttagggttgaatccgatgatgatttggtgttttggtgttgttttgagtgttctgaagattggaacaagtttgtatgatattatgggatatgttttcatgtttggttgaggtcccgagggcctcgagtgagtttcgggtggttaatcgGATCAAATCCTTGTTTTTAAAGTTGTAGATTTTCTGTTGTTTCTGTTGCAGacttttggccttcgcattcgcgaagggatgAGTAGTGATGCTGGAAAATTGGCCTTCGTATTCGTGATGttggtcccgcattcgcgaagggagaGGCTCAGTTtgcatcgcgaacgtgatgaggTTCCGGTATTCGCGTAGATTAAATGGGAGCAGTCGGGGTCCTAGTCATTTGTGCTTCGTGTTTGCGTTGGGTGTGTCGCGCTCGCGATGGTCTGAGAAGCTGAAGCTTCATGTTCGCATTCAGGAGGTCGCGTTCCCGAAGAAGGATTTAGTGGTCAACGGATTTTGTGTtgcgcgaatgcgaggctttgaccacgttcgcgaagaaggaaagggtcacctgggcagaatgtttaaatagttattgttcgcgattttgggtctaacttccaccatttttgagcgattttggagctttttgagaagaattgaagagggaatcaaagggaaacacttggaggtaagatttatggacttaatactcgatcctattgtgatttctacctaattaaacatgaaacttgtggaatctaaagcctaaaattagAGAGTTAGGGCTTAAAATTGGAgattttgatttgaggatttgaggggtcgtttgtggtcagattttgatgtatttgatatgtatgaactcttgAGAGTGTAAGGAtactagttttgtaatttttatcggaatctgagatgtgggtccggggggtcgggtttggccaattttgggattttgatgtaaattggttattttcgagtgggatttgttcccttagcatattttgatggtataaatctattttgggctagatttggagcatccgaaggccgagtagagaggcaaaggcatcgcgggctagagtttggaccggatagaggtaagtaatgattgtaaatattgtcctgagggtatgaaaccctgaatttcacatcgttgtgctactttgaggtgacgcacacgctagttGATGAGagtggggtcatgcaccgttgaggattgtgacttactccgtcctgtatgactgttaagtcgcggaTTTgcttgaaaactgtttgatatcattgtgttttagaaagtattatcatgttttggactgaatgtcatatttgtgtatcgtgccaactgttttggacccttaggggattttgactactattcctcattgttttgacttcatatttgtactcagtcatgttgtattctactatttttcataactcagccatatttactccgttttgatattttaaatgatattttgggctgagcatcatgttttactgttgcccaagtggcttgagagatttttgactgagtgaggccaagggcctgtgttgtgaggatattatggggtCAAGTTGCGCGCCGCAGTAGTTTTgtattgattcatgattatgaggctgagggcctgatttgttacgccacgaggtgtcttattatgaggccgagggcctgtccattatgccacgagatggcttgttatagcgcttgggttgtaggagcccctccaggagtctgcacacccccagtgagcgtgggtacccagtgtgagatttgttattgctcgaggggctgttgttgtttcatgattattgcccgaggggctgatataaGTGATTGTCAGGTAGCCCAAAGGGCTGATTCTATTGAtatttttcccgaggggctatttacatTCTATTATTTTCTCCCTGGTTTCATCACTCgcttgaaactattgaaagttgttttaaaaaggttttactgaactgaCGTATTTTTACAAGTGTTATCGCTTTATTGCATTGTTTTGGACTTACACTGTTTTGCTATAGTGTTATGCTgtggtttacgtattttcttactgctcagttatatttacttttattacttactgagttatcGTACTCACaatactccctgcaccctatgtgcagatgcaggagtctcgggtcacgctagcgaATGTTGATTTGTCATCCAGCAAgctttcggagttgactaggtagctgcttggtgtCCGCatcccagtgcttctccttcctatctttattctgCTTTGTATTAGCTTGTTTCAGACTATGTTATCTTTTCATATTTCTAGACAAGtcgtagttgctcatgactggtgacaccctgatgtcggacTGTGTTTTGTTTCCTCACCGTTCTATTCTACCttacattttgggatttttagcttattaaagactttaaatgacttattataattgttttggttggtttggggtttgtgtcagctggcctaatttcacgataggcgccatcacgaccaggtccattttagggtcgtgacaatattcttgagaaagattgcaccgtactcccttagaattgcaaaatctcacgttgctttGAATTGTTGAAGATCTTTGTTGCTTATGTGATATATGCAGATGTATATTAGAATGACTCACGATACTTTATTCATGACTCTTAAATTTGAGATGtcttttagagagagaaagtcctccttctctcttctcttcttctttactCTTGAACCTTCACTAAAATCCCCAAAACCATCCATGTCCGTAGATGAACCTGATTTGCCAAACATGATGGATATCCCACCTAAACCACCAGATCCTAACATAGAACCTATTACCAATTCCAAAACAATTGAAAAGTCCTCGTTTAGAGACAAGCTACTTGCCAGCGACTCGATGCATTTCAATCCCTCCGCACATGTGCCTGCTATGTCTTCAGAGAAAGATTCCGAGGAAATAATCTTCTTCACCAATTTATAGATCTGGCGATAACACTATTCAACTATTTTCCGAAGAAATGATGTGCATATACAATCCATGGAAATTCTCAATCATTATCAAATTAATGGGTAAGCGCATTTTACATCATTATCTTAAGCAAACAATCCAGGAACTATGTAAGCCCACCGAACAATTTCCACTAATTGATCTGGGTGAAGATTATTATATTGTTATCTAAGGAAGAGAATATGGTTAGAGCTCTTCACCAAGGTCCATGGTTTATTAATAGATATTTTTTATCATTAATAAAGTGGATCCCGAATTTTGTTGCTTCCAAAGTGAAACAAACTACTTCTGCAGTTTGGGTACGACTTCCTCAATTGCCAACGGAGTTCTATGATGGTGATATCTTATACAAAATTTGCAACAAATTCGGTCACCTCTTAGAAGTTGACGCTTGTATATCAGCAACTCTCAGAGGGAGATATGCTAGATTATGTATTGAGATGTCATTAGAACATCCAGTTAAAGCCTTTATTTACATTGGTACTCATAAGCAACACATCCTCTATGAAGGAGATAATTTTTTATGCAAGACTTGTGGAAGGTTGGGTCACATTCAACGATTATGTATGTTTAGACATCTCATTCCCACTGAAGAATTCCATAATCCTCCAAGCAAAATAAACATCCATACAGCATCAGCAGAAGAGTGGCAAACAGTTTCTTTTCCAAGGAAGAGAAGGTCATTGCAAAAGGATTTGCCAATGAAAAAGAATAAGGAGAATACTACTCGTTCAGGTATCAATGTAAGAATTTTTTATGCTACCACAGGTAAGTTCCTCAATACTCAAAAACTAATTTACAAAGAAAAAACTAGTTTATTTGCTACTTCCCCAAATGTTAGTCAAGCTATCACAACCATAAAAGAAGATAATATTTCTGCCGATCCTAATCTACTAGTCAGCAATCAATTTGCTTCTCTTAATGATCCTTACCTAGATCCCAATAATTTTTCTCCTACTACTAATAAAAATTGCATAAAATCCAAATTGTCGATGAATCGCTACAAACGAGGCAGACAAACAAAGATACCAAGGCAAGTGGCATTGATGTGGCCAATGCTAAAAGTGCCAAGTCAATTCCTATCCAACCATTAAATAGTATAAGTAATATTACTAGTAATGTTTTTAACAGTAGCTCTTCCAAGGTGTCATGCCAAAACAAAAACTATTCTACTAACAAAAATCAAGTGGCAAATACCGGTGGGAATACTCACAATACTACAAACCAACAAAATGTGGCTAATACCGGTGGCAATACCCAGGACACCCAATTAGAACAAGGGGCTAATATTCACATGATTCACAATATAGAAACCATGCAAATCGATAATACCTCCATAGATTTGCACTCTCTTTCTGCTAGTAACCAATCTTATCCCATAAGTGATTCTAATGTATACTCTCCAAACCAACACAATGCTAGGAATCAAATTTTATCTTTACCTCAGCACGAGGCTTTACAAAATACTTCCCAACCCTCCTCGTCAAAATCCAATCATTCCACCTTAGACTCTAATAATCACATGTCTAATCTTCTTACCATGGCAATAGAACAATCAAGTAAGATAGATAATCTAATCCCTACAGACCAATTACCCCCATATGCCTACCAATCCAGTCTCATTAGACAAACTACTATCTCCCAACGCACAAGACATGACAAATCATGTGATGGGAGAACAAGGGGAAGCTATATGACCCATAAGAAAATCTCGCACAAAGATTTCAAGCCCAAGAGAAATAACAATATTGTTATTCAAAGAGAAGTAAGACAAGAAGTATATTCTCAAATGCCCAGTAGCACTATTCAAAAGCTTGATGGACATAAGGCTACCAATAAACCGAGCAGTAGAAAAACATGCAGTAATACTAAGCCCATCTGTGAGGTGAAGTGCATTTTCTCTTATGTAGGATAATCCAGTGACCCCTGCAAACCCATCATTTCTAATGAATAGAGCAACCTCCTTTGTTATTTGGAATGTACGTGGTGCGAATAATGCAAACTTCTGTAGAAATTTTAGGGAAATTATAGAGACTCATAAACCTTGTATGGTAACTCTCCTAGAAACTAGAATGCATGACCATGCTCCCCTCCAACATGAATTTCATTTAAGTAAGATGATCGAAATCCCTGCCGAGGGTCGTTATGGTGGCTTAGTGATTATGTGGATGCATAACTTGGTGATTGTAGATGAGTTAGCGAGAGTGGATCAAGAACTTCATACTATGATTAAGGTACTTCCGAATCAAAAACCATGGTTTTTTAGTGCTCTATATGCCAGTACTACTGTTAATAATAGAAATATTATGTGGAATAATTTAGAAAAGTTGCATGAGACTTATGTTGGTCCATGGTTGGTCGGAGGTGATTTTAATGATGTTTTAATGTCTGATGACAAGTGGGGAGGACGCCCTATAAATAATACTAGAGCCTCCAAGATTTGGAACTGTATTAACAAGTGTAAGCTGTTAGATCTTGGTTTTAAGGGATGTAAATATACCTGGTCGAATTGTCGGAAAAGAAGTACTGGCCTGATTATGGAGAGATTAGATAGATGTTTTGTTAATGATGAATGGCTTAGTATTTATCCAAATGCCATAGTAAACCATCTCCCCAAAACCTACTCAGATCACAACCCTCTCCTTATTAGACTAAGCCCTAGTTTTAAGAGCAACACTAGCAAACCTTTTAGGCTTGAAACCATGTGGTTCTCCCATCTGACCTTTATCAATATAGTGGACAAATGCTGGAGTAACAAACATCTCTTAGAAGCAGTCAATTATTTTGAGCATGAAGTTACTCGGTGGAACAACGAAGTCTTTGGTAACATCTTTCATAAGAAGCGTAGACTTCTTGCTAGACTTAATGGTATTCAATCCTCTGACAAGTACACTTCGAACCCCTTTTTACAGCAGCTTGAATCTACTATAGTTAATGAGTACAATAATGTGCTTAGGATGGAAGAGGATTTTTGGAAGCTTCGATCCAGAATTAATTGGCTCAATGAGGGAGATGCAAATACTAGACTTTTTCATATCTCCACCATCAATAGGCTTAGGCATAATAGAATTACGCACTTCAAAGATAATGTGGGAAATTGGATTGAAGACCCCGCTCAGGTAGTTGACCATACGTTAAATTGTTTTAGGGATATTTTCACCACAAGTCATATTAGTTCGAATTGGAAGGGCATCAACTCTAGTATTAGTTCCTTCAACAAATTAAATTTACACAACCTAGACAGACCGATTACTGATCAAGAAATTATTTCCGCTCTCTTCTCCTTTAAACCCTTTAAAGCTCTTGGACCAGACAGGTTTCACCCtttttttaccaaaaatattggtcCATTGTTGGTCCTGCGGTGCTTAGTTattgcaaaaatatctttaacaCTCAACAAATCCTTGAATTCCTTAATAACACCTTTATCTGCCTTATCCCAAAAATTCTGAATGCAAATGATCTCAAAAACTTTAGACCAATAGGTCTATGTAATACTATCTATAAGATCATTACCAAGATTATTGCTAATTGTATAAAGCCCTATGTGGATGAGCTCATCAGTCCTTATCAAGCTAGTTTCATAAAGAATAGAAGAGCTAGTGATAACTCTATTATTATTCAAGAGGTCATTTCCAACTTTAATAAACGTGAAGGTGCTAATCATGGCATGATTCTCAAAATCGATCTagaaaaagcttttgacagaTTGGAATGGTCATTCATCTTTAGAACCCTTCGCTACTTCAATTTTCCTCCTAATATTACTAGATTGATTATGTCTTGTGTTACCGcttgttacaccctatgttttcgtatattagagtatccgtaagtcaattgatgtaagctcagaaatgagatcaactttgaaagtacgtaaagtaagttaatccttttataatggaggttacaaatctttatgatcatgaataacgagtaccaaaagggttggaaagcttaggcgctaaatgaattaaagaaaataagtttcgtcgaatgtcgacaagtttggaatgttataacctatacttttggggtgagacaagggtgaCTAACATTATGATGAGGTTATTTTATGAGttagtttagtcgtatgatagtcgtatgttatgtttttaagtcaagcaagctgtggaacaaaagttggaaaaggtcatcacaacttacattcaaaaatgagttgaaacttaggttaaatgtagctgagcttttctcccaatatactttgaatcaagggatgatctacatatggaatttaatatctatgagtctagttttcaactcattaaaccgtttatcaatacgatctcggagtatagatatattcacattttcgcgagaccgcgcagctagtaggtgacaagtaggtgcatcacctacttgccaaaaagagaggcctcaactaagtcggtcaagaggggacttttaaggtattataaactcagttatttcacctatctttcagaccaggaaaacctaattgaacccctgcaactcctccccaaaaatcccacacaaaccctagggtattccgggtgttacgacgtgattctagtgctgaaaagtccggacagcttgctagtttctctttctccttcttgtatccgtgttgaggaacttatttttgatgaaaaaggaccaggtttcgtgggttatactcagtacaaggtaagtttatgcttctccttccattatctatgcgtttgcgagttgtaactcgatcgtaaagaatagacctagctagtttcgaaagaatggtatgttgtttgttcttgtgtaatggttggctggttgtaaacttatttttaagttgaattcatggctggtttattggataataggtataatgatgtacttttggttgtatttcccaatttgaaagaaaagacaagtcgaaacgtgtttaagtaaactgaaaaattatttttgagttgctgaacttgtgggaatatttttgggctgtttcatgttggtattgggttgtaccttttactactatttttatggagttgagatgaggaaggttgtggagaaacaccacataatggcaaggttgtttgttAGTCATTCCTCGTAATattttcgggttggttgacactattatggttgtcgtgttgtgtatgaagtgataggggtatgttgggctgtttgtgattgtcttgactagtgtgaagtcatatatataggggaggttctgtccgtttcattgtaaaataggttgtggtcgatacataatagttacgacgcttaaacgataacgagagtgtcatttctcttattgtagactaaggagccgtgaaattgcatagcttgaggttgggaagaatatacaaggtatgttaaggcacttacttctttcttttggcatgatctaaagtgacatgaacataaacggtacgctaattcataacgg
This region includes:
- the LOC138875686 gene encoding uncharacterized protein — encoded protein: MVRALHQGPWFINRYFLSLIKWIPNFVASKVKQTTSAVWVRLPQLPTEFYDGDILYKICNKFGHLLEVDACISATLRGRYARLCIEMSLEHPVKAFIYIGTHKQHILYEGDNFLCKTCGRLGHIQRLCMFRHLIPTEEFHNPPSKINIHTASAEEWQTVSFPRKRRSLQKDLPMKKNKENTTRSGINDNPVTPANPSFLMNRATSFVIWNVRGANNANFCRNFREIIETHKPCMVTLLETRMHDHAPLQHEFHLSKMIEIPAEGRYGGLVIMWMHNLVIVDELARVDQELHTMIKVLPNQKPWFFSALYASTTVNNRNIMWNNLEKLHETYVGPWLVGGDFNDVLMSDDKWGGRPINNTRASKIWNCINKCKLLDLGFKGCKYTWSNCRKRSTGLIMERLDRCFVNDEWLSIYPNAIVNHLPKTYSDHNPLLIRLSPSFKSNTSKPFRLETMWFSHLTFINIVDKCWSNKHLLEAVNYFEHEVTRWNNEVFGNIFHKKRRLLARLNGIQSSDKYTSNPFLQQLESTIVNEYNNVLRMEEDFWKLRSRINWLNEGDANTRLFHISTINRLRHNRITHFKDNVGNWIEDPAQPYVDELISPYQASFIKNRRASDNSIIIQEVISNFNKREGANHGMILKIDLEKAFDRLECSSNFGKYLGFPILSRHPKASDFQFFIDRMRSKLANWKISCLTMAGRSTLIFSTLSSIPNHVMQYIHLPVKILNHIDKIQRNFLWGTTTTKRKLHLVNWKTITKPKRQGGLGLVKTFTKNLTMLTCLAWRFFINPPSLWDNTLITQYSSKKNPSNSSFIWKNILKGWYICKEAITWEIGNGKNINFWNHRWILNLPPLRTIIHGPLTLREESLNIHNLWSDATLDLSGISFELPDYLKNYITSINIPQNELCHDRPIWSINANGIFTTKSTYSLIDNHEGSVNDFDWIWHLRASKKIIFFLWLCYHNRLPTRTYLNNIGINIDRMCPICKSAEETITHIFLSCLIANRFWNEIGINNTSITLVEGHWIDTVKRFQPPIPLLMLDWLEIFPFSLWNLWINRNNNNFNNDQQDLSLSVVITRAQEFKLLTYNHSSPTNKKSIKVKWHKPRQGAYKLNKDGAYKGNDKIGGLGGIIRNSTGDWIVGFQEHTHVLNHTYAELLALNQGLQLAHERKLKSLEVETDLMEVVNNLARDPEQQAQFSRSKFSSPSLGNRKYQACLFQHSIET